A stretch of Bacteroidales bacterium DNA encodes these proteins:
- a CDS encoding ATP-dependent DNA helicase RecQ yields the protein MTIQQILTKYWGFTAFRALQEEIINSVLAGNDTLALMPTGGGKSVCYQLPGLAKDGICIVISPLIALMKDQVWRLKQKGINAIAIHSGMHFSEIDIVLDNCIYGNVKFLYMSPERLSTDIARERIKKMKVNLLAVDEAHCISQWGYDFRPSYLKIAEIKELLPNVPLLALTATATSEVIDDIQKKLLFKKENVLKKSFERKNLAYRVLFEEDKLNRILLITKKLEGTGIIYVRSRMRAKQISDFLLKNKISADYYHAGIAPQLRDEKQNNWFKGKTRIIVCTNAFGMGIDKNNVRFVIHFDVPDCLEAYFQEAGRAGRDDKNAYAVLLYNDSDILDLRRNFTESFPEIEQIKTTYQAIANYYQLAVNAGKGVSFNFDMNDFCHTYNLKPLNVYNCLKFIEKEGYLVVTDSINMPSRIHITTDKESLYRFQVENPKSDNFIKLLLRSYSGIFSDFVKINETELAKRTNSTNEIIIESIKKLENIGVLKYLPITNLPQIIFTESRIDAKDLTISKENLEFRRREAEKRLNSMIHYVSSSNKCRSQYLLSYFNEDNSYRCGICDVCEKRNKLELGQIEFDNVVEQIKPDLKSKSLSIQEIVAKVKGIKEDKTIKVIQWLLDNGKVYYDEENKLKWKLK from the coding sequence ATGACTATTCAGCAAATACTCACGAAATACTGGGGTTTTACAGCTTTCCGTGCGCTGCAGGAAGAAATTATAAATTCCGTTCTGGCAGGAAATGATACGTTGGCTCTGATGCCTACCGGTGGAGGTAAATCAGTTTGCTATCAGTTGCCCGGACTTGCAAAAGACGGTATCTGCATCGTAATATCTCCATTGATAGCACTGATGAAAGACCAAGTATGGCGGTTAAAACAAAAAGGCATTAATGCAATTGCAATTCATTCGGGAATGCACTTCAGCGAAATTGACATTGTTCTTGATAATTGCATATACGGAAACGTTAAGTTTTTATATATGTCGCCTGAACGTTTATCAACCGACATTGCGAGAGAACGAATAAAAAAAATGAAAGTTAATCTTCTTGCTGTTGATGAGGCACACTGCATTTCGCAGTGGGGTTATGATTTTCGTCCTTCATATTTGAAAATTGCCGAAATAAAGGAATTACTGCCAAATGTTCCATTGCTGGCACTTACTGCTACTGCTACATCCGAAGTTATCGACGATATTCAGAAAAAACTGCTGTTTAAAAAGGAAAATGTTCTGAAAAAAAGTTTTGAAAGAAAAAATCTTGCATACCGTGTGCTTTTTGAAGAAGACAAGCTCAACAGAATTCTGCTCATTACAAAAAAACTTGAAGGCACAGGAATTATATATGTGAGAAGTCGTATGCGTGCAAAACAAATTTCAGATTTTCTGCTCAAAAACAAAATCTCTGCCGATTACTATCATGCTGGGATTGCTCCACAACTTCGTGATGAAAAACAAAACAACTGGTTCAAAGGTAAGACGAGAATTATTGTTTGCACAAACGCTTTCGGCATGGGCATTGACAAAAATAACGTGCGTTTTGTAATTCATTTTGATGTGCCCGATTGTCTTGAAGCATATTTTCAGGAAGCAGGCAGAGCAGGCAGAGACGATAAAAACGCTTATGCCGTGCTTTTATACAATGATTCTGATATTTTAGACCTGAGAAGAAATTTTACTGAAAGTTTTCCGGAAATTGAACAAATAAAAACCACTTATCAGGCAATTGCAAATTATTATCAGTTAGCTGTCAATGCTGGTAAAGGAGTATCATTTAATTTCGACATGAATGATTTTTGTCATACATATAATCTGAAACCGCTCAATGTTTACAACTGTCTTAAATTTATTGAAAAGGAAGGATATCTTGTTGTAACTGATTCAATAAATATGCCATCGCGTATTCATATCACTACCGATAAAGAATCACTATATCGTTTTCAGGTTGAAAATCCGAAATCCGATAACTTTATTAAACTTTTACTGCGTTCGTATTCGGGCATATTTAGTGATTTTGTAAAAATAAATGAAACCGAACTTGCAAAAAGAACAAATTCGACAAATGAAATAATTATTGAAAGCATTAAAAAACTTGAAAATATCGGAGTACTGAAATATCTTCCTATAACGAATCTTCCGCAGATAATTTTTACTGAATCACGCATTGATGCCAAAGACCTTACGATTTCAAAAGAAAATCTTGAGTTCAGAAGAAGAGAAGCCGAAAAACGCTTGAATTCAATGATTCATTATGTTTCAAGTTCAAACAAATGCAGAAGCCAGTATCTTCTTTCTTATTTTAATGAGGATAATTCATATCGCTGCGGAATCTGCGACGTATGTGAAAAACGAAATAAACTTGAACTTGGTCAGATTGAATTTGATAATGTCGTTGAACAAATAAAACCCGATTTGAAATCGAAATCATTATCAATTCAGGAAATTGTTGCAAAAGTAAAAGGTATTAAGGAAGATAAAACAATTAAAGTAATTCAATGGCTTCTCGATAACGGAAAAGTTTATTATGATGAGGAAAATAAATTGAAATGGAAGTTGAAATAA
- a CDS encoding DUF4831 family protein, producing the protein MKIIHLVFLLLIILFSQCTGYKIIHVDDKFNATGKYGVYYSLPKTVLNIDVAINKITIVKGPFAQYASKYLGLTDVYINNSVSYEISDINISDDFTSDKEKTFFVELPQCSKNKKFHSKLFVNLNENGIISSVNFFKNFNPEKNIIEKKMIIKNDDSPDKSDLQFIENLKIKYDTSIEKILVDTSVIQHKKVTKFIVEKSNEEKAKEISEIITKLRKERISLIIGESDIPYQPGTIKFMIDEIDSQLQNYIRLFTGYTFTNTLKYKFSFIPDSSNLKKENLVFRFDADNGILSKQDSTGNKVTLLIEKGENQIKNFIPIKEKNNGFSYTIPALTKFTLKTGNEILKQCNISVSQYGIVSYLPKRKNKFKILYYQNTGAIKGLEY; encoded by the coding sequence ATGAAGATAATTCATCTGGTGTTTTTATTATTAATAATTTTATTTTCTCAGTGTACCGGTTATAAAATTATTCATGTTGATGACAAGTTCAATGCTACCGGAAAATACGGAGTTTACTATTCACTTCCGAAAACAGTCCTGAACATTGATGTTGCAATAAATAAAATCACTATTGTTAAAGGACCATTTGCTCAATATGCTTCAAAATATCTGGGTTTGACCGATGTTTATATAAACAATTCCGTAAGTTATGAAATTTCTGATATCAATATTTCTGATGATTTTACATCCGACAAAGAAAAAACTTTTTTTGTTGAACTTCCTCAATGTTCAAAAAACAAAAAGTTTCATAGTAAGTTGTTTGTTAATTTAAATGAAAATGGAATAATTTCTTCGGTGAATTTTTTCAAAAACTTCAACCCCGAAAAAAACATTATTGAAAAAAAGATGATTATTAAAAATGATGATTCTCCTGATAAATCTGATTTGCAATTTATCGAAAATCTGAAAATAAAATATGATACTTCAATAGAAAAAATTTTAGTAGACACTTCTGTCATTCAGCATAAGAAAGTTACAAAATTTATTGTTGAAAAATCAAATGAAGAAAAAGCAAAAGAGATTTCGGAAATAATTACAAAACTTCGAAAAGAAAGAATATCACTCATCATTGGTGAGTCGGATATACCCTATCAACCCGGAACAATAAAATTTATGATTGATGAAATTGATAGTCAACTCCAAAATTATATCCGTCTTTTTACGGGATATACATTCACAAATACATTAAAATATAAATTTTCATTTATTCCCGATTCTTCAAACCTGAAAAAAGAAAATCTTGTTTTCAGATTCGATGCCGACAACGGAATATTGTCAAAACAAGATTCTACGGGAAATAAAGTTACACTACTCATCGAAAAAGGTGAAAATCAAATTAAAAATTTTATACCAATTAAAGAAAAAAATAATGGTTTTTCCTATACAATACCTGCTCTTACAAAATTTACTTTAAAAACAGGAAATGAAATTTTGAAGCAATGTAATATCTCTGTTTCGCAGTATGGCATAGTTTCATATCTTCCTAAAAGAAAAAACAAATTCAAAATATTATATTATCAGAATACAGGAGCTATAAAAGGTCTGGAATACTAA
- a CDS encoding acetyl-CoA carboxylase biotin carboxyl carrier protein subunit — protein sequence MNILFKSSDSASTIKYITLSDKNKFEVNISPENIIKVNKKVLNVQIEEGTDGFTYIVLGNLIYPVEILERSQNKYTILINGISYKFTVETPISFSRKKHLDKILEGSKKEDVLAPMPGKIIELLAEEGASVKENDPLLILEAMKMENEIRTHTSGIIKKINIKPGDTVMKDDVLMEIENI from the coding sequence ATGAATATTCTTTTTAAATCAAGTGATAGCGCCTCAACAATAAAATATATTACACTTAGTGATAAAAATAAATTTGAAGTAAATATCAGTCCTGAAAATATTATTAAGGTGAACAAAAAAGTTTTAAATGTTCAGATTGAAGAAGGAACAGATGGATTCACTTATATAGTTTTGGGAAATCTGATATATCCGGTAGAAATTCTTGAGAGGAGTCAGAATAAATATACCATTCTTATAAATGGCATAAGTTACAAGTTTACGGTTGAAACACCTATTTCATTCAGCAGAAAAAAACATCTTGATAAAATACTTGAGGGCTCAAAAAAAGAAGATGTTCTTGCTCCAATGCCCGGAAAAATTATTGAACTTCTTGCTGAAGAAGGCGCTTCTGTCAAGGAAAACGACCCGTTGCTGATACTTGAAGCTATGAAAATGGAAAATGAAATCAGAACACACACATCGGGAATAATAAAAAAAATAAATATAAAACCCGGCGATACGGTGATGAAAGACGATGTTTTAATGGAAATAGAAAATATATAA
- a CDS encoding acetyl-CoA carboxylase biotin carboxylase subunit yields the protein MKIKSILIANRGEIAVRIMKTAKRLGIKTYVIKSRKDANALYLDLADDVFEIPENPAVASEFLDIEGIVALAKEKKIMAIHPGYGFLAENPDFARRCKEENIIFIGPSHEVIYNMGQKTIAKKIATETGIPLIPGSDGEVKNVNDAIKIAKKIGYPVIIKAVAGGGGRGMRIVEKASEMEKLFKQASSEAEKAFNNPALFVEKYLYKPRHVEFQVFGDKFGNVIHLGERECSIQRRHQKLFEEAPSVALDEKLRKKMGDTAIKMAKAAKYENAGTVEFLLDKDKKFYFMEMNTRIQVEHPVTEMITHTDLVEMQIKIAEGEKLPFTQNNVNLEGWAIECRINAEDVQSNFSPNTGIIDLLVLPKGTNIRIDTGIQERSAITSDFDSMIAKLIVYGDTRNKAIQNTLKALNQFKIKGLKTTVPFFKAVLNNKAFVKGNISTDFIEKELDDLCYREPEEEMLAALLATVDYHAEATSYKESNLEPDRRKNISAWVLNKRMKSL from the coding sequence ATGAAAATCAAAAGCATTTTAATTGCGAACAGAGGGGAAATAGCTGTTAGAATAATGAAAACAGCCAAGCGGCTCGGAATAAAAACTTATGTCATTAAATCCAGAAAAGATGCTAATGCCTTGTATCTTGATTTGGCAGATGACGTTTTTGAAATTCCTGAAAATCCTGCCGTTGCTTCCGAATTTCTTGATATTGAAGGAATAGTTGCACTTGCAAAAGAAAAAAAGATTATGGCAATTCATCCGGGATACGGATTTTTAGCCGAAAATCCTGATTTTGCAAGACGATGTAAAGAAGAAAATATTATATTCATAGGACCCTCACATGAAGTTATTTACAACATGGGGCAAAAAACTATTGCCAAAAAAATTGCTACAGAAACTGGTATTCCTTTAATTCCGGGAAGTGATGGTGAAGTAAAAAATGTTAATGATGCAATTAAAATTGCAAAAAAAATCGGATATCCGGTAATTATAAAAGCTGTTGCAGGTGGCGGCGGAAGAGGAATGCGTATTGTTGAAAAAGCATCGGAAATGGAAAAGCTTTTCAAACAGGCATCTTCCGAAGCCGAAAAAGCTTTTAATAATCCTGCTCTATTTGTTGAAAAGTACCTTTATAAACCAAGACATGTTGAATTTCAGGTTTTCGGTGATAAATTCGGAAATGTAATTCATCTCGGAGAAAGAGAATGTTCCATTCAAAGACGTCATCAGAAACTCTTTGAAGAAGCGCCTTCTGTTGCCTTAGATGAAAAGCTGAGGAAGAAAATGGGCGATACGGCAATTAAAATGGCAAAAGCAGCGAAATATGAAAATGCAGGTACCGTTGAATTTCTGTTAGACAAAGACAAAAAATTTTATTTTATGGAAATGAATACCCGCATTCAGGTTGAACATCCCGTAACCGAAATGATAACACATACCGACCTTGTTGAAATGCAAATCAAAATTGCTGAAGGTGAAAAACTTCCATTTACTCAAAATAACGTAAACCTTGAAGGTTGGGCAATTGAGTGCAGAATAAATGCCGAAGATGTTCAATCCAATTTTTCGCCTAATACGGGAATTATTGATTTGCTTGTTTTACCAAAAGGTACGAACATACGTATTGATACAGGCATACAGGAACGTTCGGCAATTACTTCCGATTTCGATTCCATGATTGCAAAATTAATTGTTTACGGAGATACCAGAAATAAAGCTATTCAAAATACTCTGAAAGCATTAAATCAATTTAAAATAAAAGGATTGAAAACAACAGTTCCTTTTTTCAAAGCAGTATTAAATAATAAGGCATTCGTAAAAGGAAACATAAGCACCGACTTTATTGAAAAAGAACTGGATGACCTTTGTTACCGCGAACCGGAAGAAGAAATGCTGGCTGCACTTTTAGCTACTGTTGATTATCACGCTGAAGCTACAAGCTATAAAGAGTCGAACCTCGAACCTGACAGACGTAAAAACATAAGTGCATGGGTACTTAATAAAAGAATGAAATCGTTATAA
- a CDS encoding acyl-CoA carboxylase subunit beta encodes MDVKGKRFQEFTKRNEAIKELRGKEAREKQHSKGKLTAKERIDILLDPGTFDEIDAQAQPADAGFGTVKKVLGDGVITGHGKISGRLVFIYAQDFTVMGGSLGSVHAAKINKIQDMALKMGAPIIGLMDSGGARIQEGVMSLAGYASIFYRNVASSGVIPQISVIMGPAAGGAVYSPALTDFVFMTNKTSYMFVTGPNVVKEVLNEEVSFEDLGGATAHAKKSGVAHFIYEDEENTLLGVQKLLSYLPSNNMEDPPISNASITTIGPVEKLRDIVPDDPNKAYDIKDVIKLIIDGEKFLEVMENFAQNIVIGFGRLNGKTIGIVANQPKVLAGCLDINSSMKGARFVRFCDAFNIPVLTLEDVPGFLPGINQEHGGVIKHGAKLMYAYSEATIPKITVILRKSYGGAYCVMNSKRLGSDFNFAWPTAEIAVMGPEGAVAILYRKELEAAENPQQFKKEMAEKYRLEIANPYVAYEKGLIDEVMDPAATRMKLIAAFEALENKQDLKPARKHGNIPL; translated from the coding sequence ATGGATGTAAAAGGAAAGCGTTTTCAGGAATTCACTAAAAGGAACGAAGCCATTAAGGAACTGAGAGGAAAAGAGGCACGGGAAAAACAACACTCTAAAGGTAAACTTACCGCTAAAGAAAGAATAGATATTTTATTAGACCCCGGAACTTTCGATGAAATTGATGCGCAGGCACAACCTGCCGATGCCGGTTTTGGTACAGTAAAAAAAGTATTAGGTGATGGAGTTATTACCGGTCACGGAAAAATCAGCGGGAGATTGGTTTTTATTTATGCTCAGGATTTCACTGTTATGGGCGGTTCGCTTGGTTCTGTTCATGCTGCCAAGATAAATAAAATTCAGGATATGGCTCTTAAAATGGGTGCTCCCATTATAGGTCTTATGGATTCGGGTGGTGCACGAATTCAGGAAGGAGTTATGAGCTTAGCCGGTTATGCAAGCATATTTTACAGGAACGTTGCTTCATCGGGAGTTATTCCTCAGATTTCGGTAATCATGGGTCCTGCCGCCGGAGGTGCTGTTTATTCTCCTGCTTTAACCGACTTTGTTTTTATGACAAATAAAACAAGCTATATGTTTGTTACCGGTCCCAATGTTGTTAAGGAAGTTTTGAATGAAGAAGTATCATTTGAAGATTTAGGAGGTGCTACTGCTCATGCAAAAAAAAGTGGTGTGGCTCATTTTATATATGAAGATGAAGAAAATACTTTGCTCGGCGTTCAAAAACTTTTATCATATCTTCCATCGAACAATATGGAAGACCCTCCAATTTCAAATGCAAGTATAACAACAATCGGTCCTGTTGAAAAACTTCGCGATATAGTTCCCGACGACCCTAATAAAGCTTATGATATAAAAGATGTAATAAAATTAATTATTGATGGGGAAAAATTTCTCGAAGTAATGGAAAATTTTGCCCAGAATATTGTTATTGGCTTCGGAAGGTTGAATGGAAAAACTATAGGAATTGTGGCAAACCAACCGAAAGTTCTGGCAGGATGTCTGGATATTAATTCTTCAATGAAGGGAGCTCGATTTGTGAGATTCTGCGATGCTTTCAATATTCCTGTATTAACACTTGAAGACGTGCCGGGTTTTTTACCGGGAATAAATCAGGAACATGGCGGTGTAATAAAACACGGGGCAAAATTAATGTATGCATACAGCGAAGCAACTATTCCTAAAATAACAGTTATTCTTAGAAAATCTTATGGCGGAGCATATTGTGTAATGAACAGCAAGCGACTCGGAAGCGATTTTAATTTTGCATGGCCTACTGCCGAAATTGCCGTCATGGGTCCCGAAGGTGCTGTAGCAATACTTTACAGAAAAGAACTTGAAGCTGCTGAGAATCCACAACAATTCAAAAAAGAAATGGCAGAAAAATACAGACTGGAAATAGCTAATCCTTATGTTGCTTATGAAAAAGGACTTATTGATGAAGTAATGGACCCTGCCGCAACACGAATGAAATTAATTGCTGCTTTTGAAGCACTGGAAAATAAACAAGACTTGAAACCAGCACGAAAACATGGGAATATTCCATTATAA
- the atpB gene encoding F0F1 ATP synthase subunit A: MRNKSKSFKIISIFILVAFFILQRNLSFAQQKEETTVKSDTAEKNIKSKKEGFKPGPYIIHHILDAHVWHIAEIGHTEIAINLPVILISEKGIDVFNFSKFKTEEEALKYNGYICSHEKITAEDGRKIYDFSITKNVMSLFVSVLLLCIIFISVSRSYVKRKGHAPKGIQSFLEPLILFVRDDIAKPSIGEKKYEKYMPFLLTLFFFIFINNLLGLIPIFPGGANLTGNIAVTMILALFTFTITTFSTNKSYWLHIINTPGVPWWLKLPLPIMPFVETVGVFSKPFVLMVRLFANITAGHIIALAFIGLIFIFGQINVSVGYGISVVSILFSVFMGLIELLVAFLQAYVFTLLSAIYFGMAKVEEEHH; this comes from the coding sequence ATGAGAAACAAATCGAAAAGTTTTAAAATAATATCAATTTTTATTCTTGTAGCTTTTTTTATTTTACAAAGAAACTTGTCTTTTGCTCAGCAAAAAGAGGAAACTACCGTAAAATCCGATACCGCTGAAAAAAATATAAAAAGTAAAAAAGAAGGATTTAAACCAGGTCCATATATTATTCATCACATTCTTGATGCTCATGTATGGCATATAGCTGAAATCGGACATACAGAAATTGCAATTAATTTGCCTGTTATTCTTATTTCAGAAAAGGGAATTGATGTTTTTAATTTCAGTAAATTCAAAACCGAAGAGGAAGCACTTAAATATAACGGATACATTTGTTCTCACGAAAAAATAACTGCCGAAGATGGCAGAAAAATTTATGATTTTTCAATAACAAAAAATGTTATGTCGCTTTTTGTTAGTGTGCTTCTGCTTTGTATAATTTTTATTTCTGTTTCCCGTTCTTATGTTAAAAGAAAAGGGCACGCACCCAAAGGAATTCAGTCATTTCTCGAGCCATTGATATTATTTGTTCGCGATGATATTGCAAAACCATCAATCGGAGAAAAAAAATACGAAAAATATATGCCGTTTTTGTTGACATTGTTTTTCTTTATTTTCATTAATAATCTTCTCGGTTTAATACCAATTTTCCCGGGCGGTGCAAACCTTACAGGAAATATAGCCGTTACAATGATATTGGCATTATTTACTTTTACAATTACAACTTTCAGTACAAATAAATCATATTGGCTTCACATAATTAATACACCCGGAGTGCCATGGTGGCTTAAACTTCCCTTACCTATAATGCCATTTGTTGAAACCGTGGGAGTTTTCTCAAAGCCATTTGTTTTAATGGTCCGATTATTTGCAAATATAACTGCCGGACATATAATTGCACTTGCATTTATTGGTTTGATTTTTATTTTCGGACAAATAAACGTTTCCGTTGGATATGGTATTTCTGTGGTTTCTATTTTATTTTCAGTATTCATGGGATTGATTGAACTATTGGTTGCATTTTTACAGGCGTATGTATTTACACTTCTTTCGGCAATTTATTTCGGAATGGCAAAGGTAGAAGAAGAACATCATTGA
- the atpE gene encoding ATP synthase F0 subunit C — MLALILLDVALAKMGAGIGAGIAAVGAGIGIGRIGGSALESIARQPEALGDIRSNMIVAAALVEGVALFAIVICFLAIIM; from the coding sequence ATGTTAGCATTAATTTTATTAGATGTAGCGCTTGCAAAAATGGGTGCAGGCATCGGCGCAGGAATTGCAGCAGTCGGAGCAGGTATCGGCATTGGCAGAATTGGTGGAAGTGCATTGGAATCAATAGCACGTCAGCCGGAAGCTCTTGGTGATATCCGTTCAAACATGATTGTTGCTGCCGCACTTGTTGAAGGTGTCGCTTTATTTGCAATAGTAATTTGCTTTTTGGCAATTATTATGTAA
- the atpF gene encoding F0F1 ATP synthase subunit B encodes MELVTPGLGLIFWMTISFGILLFILGKFAWKPIIRMLKEREESIENSLRAADKAIEDIEKLKISNEELLREAKNEKDQILKEARKIKESIIEEAKTKATDEANRILEQARENINNEKMAVITELKNQIATLSIEIAEKIMREELSKDEKQKTFINKLINEAKLN; translated from the coding sequence ATGGAACTTGTAACCCCAGGTTTAGGATTGATTTTCTGGATGACAATTTCATTCGGAATTTTATTATTTATCCTTGGCAAATTTGCGTGGAAGCCGATAATAAGAATGCTTAAAGAAAGGGAAGAATCTATTGAAAATTCTCTTCGTGCTGCCGATAAAGCAATAGAAGATATTGAAAAACTAAAAATAAGCAATGAAGAATTATTGAGAGAAGCAAAAAATGAAAAAGACCAAATATTAAAAGAAGCAAGAAAAATAAAAGAATCTATAATTGAAGAAGCAAAAACAAAAGCTACCGATGAAGCTAACAGAATATTGGAGCAGGCACGCGAAAATATTAATAATGAAAAAATGGCTGTCATTACAGAACTCAAAAATCAAATTGCAACTCTTTCAATTGAAATTGCCGAGAAAATAATGAGAGAAGAATTATCAAAAGATGAAAAACAAAAAACTTTTATTAATAAACTTATTAATGAAGCAAAACTGAATTGA
- the atpH gene encoding ATP synthase F1 subunit delta yields MKQTKVSSRYAKALFELSIETKQLEDIKNDIDLIYQVTTDSREFDVVLSSPIIGVDKKIAVFKAVFENKIKELTFSFIRIIVTKNRVSCLKEIAEKFIELYKEYKGIKTAHLTTASKIDNEIKNKILQLIKNSVNSEVELIEKVNPNILGGFVLTIEDKQYDASIMEKIKELKQDFNINVYQRKY; encoded by the coding sequence ATGAAACAAACAAAAGTTTCGTCGCGATATGCAAAGGCACTGTTTGAATTATCAATAGAAACAAAGCAACTCGAAGATATTAAAAATGATATAGATTTAATTTATCAGGTAACCACCGATTCAAGGGAATTTGATGTTGTTTTGAGTAGTCCTATTATCGGCGTTGATAAAAAAATCGCAGTGTTTAAGGCGGTTTTTGAAAACAAAATAAAAGAACTTACATTTTCGTTTATCAGGATAATTGTAACAAAAAATCGCGTATCATGTTTAAAAGAAATTGCAGAAAAATTTATTGAACTTTATAAAGAATACAAAGGAATAAAAACAGCTCACCTCACAACTGCCTCTAAAATTGATAACGAAATAAAAAATAAAATACTTCAATTAATAAAGAATTCCGTCAATTCCGAAGTTGAATTGATTGAAAAAGTAAATCCCAATATTCTCGGCGGCTTTGTGCTTACAATAGAAGATAAACAGTACGATGCAAGTATTATGGAAAAAATCAAGGAACTCAAACAGGATTTTAATATTAATGTTTATCAAAGAAAATATTAA
- a CDS encoding polysaccharide biosynthesis C-terminal domain-containing protein: MFKNLLGTITTRFIIAVINFIIILLTSRELGPEKYGTISLIILVISFVLIFGGFIGSASLVYMASRYDLFKLFVISYVWTFISSVLVTAILYFLNLIPSGFAVSVLFLSLIRTLTEVNQTILLGKEKIAKFNSITLIQTIITLVVIIYLFLIIGKKEVTSYIISIYIAYIISFIISFIYIFKDLKYTDFKGIDKIVKEVFKFGLFVQTSNIIQQLNYRLSYYIVDSFLGRYALGVFTLGVQLSESIWIISKSMATVLYARISNSSDAEYSKNITIRFAKISFLISLFCIIVLLIIPENIFILIFRKEFGGMKNVIAFLSIGILSVATSTMFGHYYSGTGKPHFNTMCSIIGLVFTLTFGFVLIPELGITGAAMTSTFSYFASFMFSLVIFINITKTKYRELFVLKDDFKLIIQEIKKFKNKN; the protein is encoded by the coding sequence ATGTTTAAAAATCTCCTTGGCACCATTACAACCCGTTTTATAATAGCAGTAATAAATTTTATTATTATATTGTTAACTTCAAGAGAACTCGGTCCTGAAAAATATGGAACAATTAGTTTAATAATACTTGTAATTTCTTTTGTGTTGATATTTGGTGGATTTATTGGTTCTGCCTCGTTGGTTTATATGGCTTCACGATACGACCTTTTCAAGCTTTTTGTAATATCTTACGTATGGACATTTATTTCTTCTGTTCTTGTTACTGCAATACTTTATTTTTTAAATTTAATTCCTTCGGGATTTGCTGTTTCTGTTTTGTTTTTATCGTTGATTAGAACTTTAACCGAAGTGAACCAAACGATATTACTTGGCAAGGAAAAAATTGCAAAGTTCAATTCAATTACTTTAATTCAAACTATTATCACACTTGTTGTAATTATTTATTTGTTTCTGATAATTGGGAAAAAAGAAGTTACTTCTTATATTATTTCAATTTATATAGCTTACATCATAAGTTTTATAATAAGTTTTATTTATATTTTTAAAGATTTAAAATACACCGATTTCAAAGGCATTGACAAAATTGTAAAAGAAGTTTTTAAATTTGGTTTATTTGTTCAAACAAGCAACATTATTCAGCAATTAAATTATAGGTTAAGCTATTATATTGTTGATTCATTTCTCGGAAGGTATGCACTTGGAGTATTTACACTCGGTGTTCAACTTTCAGAAAGTATTTGGATAATAAGTAAAAGTATGGCTACGGTTCTGTATGCAAGAATTTCAAATTCAAGCGATGCAGAATATTCAAAAAATATCACTATACGTTTTGCAAAAATCAGCTTTCTTATATCGCTGTTCTGTATTATTGTTCTGCTGATTATTCCCGAAAACATATTTATTTTAATTTTCAGAAAAGAATTCGGAGGAATGAAAAATGTAATTGCATTTTTAAGCATTGGCATTTTGTCTGTAGCAACATCAACAATGTTTGGTCATTATTATTCAGGAACAGGTAAGCCGCATTTTAATACAATGTGTTCAATAATAGGATTGGTTTTTACACTAACTTTCGGATTTGTTTTAATTCCCGAATTAGGAATAACAGGTGCTGCAATGACTTCCACATTTTCATATTTTGCATCTTTCATGTTTTCCTTGGTAATTTTTATTAATATTACAAAAACAAAATACCGTGAATTGTTTGTTTTAAAAGATGATTTCAAATTAATAATTCAGGAAATAAAAAAATTTAAAAATAAAAATTAA